The proteins below come from a single Eucalyptus grandis isolate ANBG69807.140 chromosome 3, ASM1654582v1, whole genome shotgun sequence genomic window:
- the LOC104438561 gene encoding blue copper protein — translation MAKMCVAIAAVLAVTALLQTSAAQTVHVVGDSLGWLVPPGGPIAYETWADLQTFVVGDVLVFNFTTGEQDVARVTKEAFNSCNSTNPIFLETTGPFNYTLDAAGEYYFIGTMDRHCYLGQKLAINVSASAGPTPSPQAPTPTPPRGPVTYIVGDALGWLVPPGGSIAYKTWAYGKTFLVGDVLVFNFANGTQDVAVVTEEAYDSCNTTTTIAVYATSPVKYTLAAVGEYFFTSTYSRHCNLGQKLAINVTASSSATPPSTTTTPTPSSNPSSSVTSPVAGGPSAPPPQSSAPARAVLGFSSTLLLIALAVVH, via the exons ATGGCCAAAATGTGTGTAGCCATAGCGGCGGTACTGGCTGTGACGGCCCTGCTCCAAACCTCGGCTGCGCAGACCGTGCACGTCGTTGGGGATAGCCTCGGGTGGTTGGTCCCACCCGGAGGTCCGATAGCCTACGAGACGTGGGCTGACTTGCAGACCTTCGTGGTCGGTGACGTTCTCG TGTTTAACTTCACAACCGGCGAGCAAGATGTGGCCAGGGTCACCAAGGAGGCATTCAACTCGTGCAATTCCACAAACCCAATCTTCCTAGAGACAACCGGCCCGTTCAACTACACTTTGGATGCTGCCGGTGAGTACTACTTCATCGGCACCATGGACAGGCACTGCTACTTGGGACAGAAGCTGGCCATCAACGTCTCCGCCTCTGCCGGCCCGACCCCTTCACCGCAGGCTCCGACCCCAACACCACCCCGGGGCCCTGTGACATACATCGTCGGTGACGCCTTGGGTTGGCTGGTTCCTCCTGGCGGATCGATCGCTTACAAAACTTGGGCATATGGAAAGACCTTCTTGGTCGGAGATGTCCTAG TTTTCAACTTCGCCAATGGAACCCAGGACGTCGCGGTGGTGACAGAAGAGGCCTATGACTCGTgcaacaccaccaccaccatcgcGGTCTATGCGACGAGCCCGGTCAAATACACCCTCGCCGCCGTGGGCGAATACTTCTTCACAAGCACCTACTCTCGCCACTGCAACTTGGGTCAAAAGCTAGCCATCAACGTCACCGCCTCTAGCTCCGCCACTCCGCCTTCCACCACCACAACCCCGACCCCGTCCAGCAACCCCTCTTCCTCCGTGACATCTCCAGTGGCCGGCGGCCCCTCTGCGCCGCCACCCCAGAGCTCCGCTCCAGCTAGGGCCGTCCTCGGCTTCTCATCCACGTTGTTGCTCATTGCCTTGGCTGTTGTTCATTAA
- the LOC104438562 gene encoding eukaryotic translation initiation factor 1A, which translates to MPKNKGKGGKNRKRGKNEADDEKRELVFKEDGQEYAQVLRMLGNGRCEAMCIDGTKRLCHIRGKMHKKVWIAAGDIILVGLRDYQDDKADVILKYMPDEARLLKAYGELPENTRLNEGIAGGLDEEDEGPGDDYIEFEDEDIDKI; encoded by the coding sequence ATGCCGAAGAATAAGGGAAAGGGAGGAAAGAAcaggaagagaggaaagaatgAAGCTGATGATGAAAAGCGTGAACTTGTTTTCAAGGAAGATGGGCAGGAGTATGCTCAAGTACTTCGCATGCTCGGTAATGGCCGATGTGAAGCAATGTGTATTGATGGGACCAAGCGCCTTTGCCACATAAGAGGGAAGATGCACAAGAAGGTTTGGATCGCAGCAGGTGATATCATACTTGTGGGGCTTCGCGACTACCAGGATGACAAGGCTGATGTGATCCTCAAGTACATGCCTGATGAGGCCAGGCTCCTTAAGGCATATGGAGAGCTTCCTGAGAACACACGTCTCAATGAGGGTATTGCTGGTGGCCTCGATGAGGAGGATGAAGGCCCCGGTGATGATTATATTGAATTCGAAGACGAAGACATTGATAAGATCTAA